A stretch of the Tachysurus vachellii isolate PV-2020 chromosome 26, HZAU_Pvac_v1, whole genome shotgun sequence genome encodes the following:
- the LOC132841188 gene encoding NACHT, LRR and PYD domains-containing protein 1b allele 2-like, whose translation MILLTAIQEQSGAPQRTEQTVKDVCVYQRDIKWTEDERKKMEKSVLLTASSEETLEVFIPELVENYAGNKNKDEYRFLCHHAGQFMCKLTNLVFEMDGKGEVLYRIVSWDSGYLDGLGQLQPAGPLYSISCHEGSIRHLHLPHCEICTDEVKLSAAHVTGGNVELIQPLKVTNTHVIIDIQGLSLYGLLKYFPFFREYPVTAQVILFYKKVCGNSRKSKLHMHLLPGNVPVEEVHKRHRSMTYIETSSNCELTSGKKYRPCCKDTDHEYVLQPTIEKFECDYGPNYHPTFEMFCKTEVDEVTVGLLDENDQEVWEPRLVLLAGTDAATPTSDTTGADFMDRHMEHLIQRVSSVMEIADCLKSKMMISDEKYNKIHAASTSCEQMRLLYSSLNTGGRVVKAEAYKVLKEKQPYLVDELSLD comes from the exons atgatacTTCTCACAGCG ATACAGGAGCAATCTGGAGCTCCACAGAGGACAGAACAGACAG TTAAAGACGTCTGTGTTTATCAG AGAGACATAAAATGGACAgaagatgagagaaagaaaatggagaaatCTGTTCTACTGACTG CTTCTTCAGAGGAG ACTTTGGAGGTCTTCATTCCAGAACTAGTTGAAAACTATGCTGGGAATAAGAACAAAGATGAATATAG GTTCCTCTGCCATCATGCTGGTCAGTTTATGTGCAAATTGACCAATCTTGTGTTTGAGATGGATGGGAAAGGGGAAGTGCTGTACAGAATAGTGTCCTGGGACAGCGGTTACTTGGATGGACTAGGACAACTGCAGCCTGCAGGACCTTTGTACAGTATCTCCTGCCATGAAGGCTCTATCCGTCATCTGCATCTACCACATTGTGAGATCT GCACAGATGAGGTTAAATTGAGTGCAGCACATGTGACTGGTGGTAATGTGGAACTTATTCAGCCACTaaaagtaacaaacacacatgtcaTCATAGACATTCAAGGTCTCTCCTTATACGGCCTcttgaaatattttccttttttccgaGAATATCCCGTCACAGCCCAAGTGATTTTGTTCTATAAAAAAGTATGTGGAAATTCCAGGAAGAGTAAACTGCATATGCATCTTTTGCCAGGCAATGTGCCAGTTGAAGAG GTGCACAAACGGCATAGGAGCATGACGTACATTGAGACAAGCTCCAACTGTGAACTGACTTCTGGCAAAAAATACAGGCCATGTTGTAAAGATACTGACCATGAATATGTATTACAACCCACG ATTGAGAAGTTTGAATGTGACTATGGCCCAAACTATCATCCTACATTTGagatgttctgtaaaactgagGTTGATGAAGTCACTGTAGGTCTTTTGGATGAAAATGACCAGGAAGTTTGGGAGCCCCGTTTGGTCTTGCTTGCAG GTACAGATGCAGCCACACCCACATCAGATACCACAG GTGCTGACTTTATGGATCGACACATGGAACATCTCATTCAGAGAGTTTCTTCGGTAATGGAGATAGCAGACTGTTTAAAAAGCAAGATGATGATTAGTGATGAAAAGTACAATAAAATTCATGCAGCATCAACATCATGTGAGCAAATGAGGCTCCTGTACAGTTCTCTCAATACAGGAGGAAGAGTTGTGAAAGCAGAAGCCTATAAAGTCCTTAAGGAGAAACAGCCTTACTTAGTGGATGAATTGAGTCTGGATTGA